One segment of Geomonas ferrireducens DNA contains the following:
- a CDS encoding 4Fe-4S dicluster domain-containing protein, whose protein sequence is MSEISRRTFLWITGGSSIALATDPPRKLVNKLIPKVIPPEEIRPGQWTFYATTCRECPAGCGMHVAHRDGRVTKAEGNPEHPINRGGLCARGQSSLQGLYDPDRVVRVLQRAGDGKTGRKSWDEALDAISSRLRSGGKVAILSSLQTGALADLMKRFAATFGSNRVLFYEAFNYEALRAAHQRVFGLPAVPRYDLENSDFILSFAADFLETWVSPVSYARQFAAMHGYRDGATPNRMAYVGPRLSMTASNADHFFQVAPGELRLVAATLLKIIMDRGWQRNNVSAVRPAIETLVTSFPPPAVDQGSLVALAQAFSHARRPVALAGPGAASGPAATDAALCVALLNYAVGAVGTTVDFSRPHALSDSARDHELDLFFSSLGPQDVLFVHDTNPAYSRSGAAAQIGRAGTVVYLGSLMDETASLAHWVLPIDTPLESWGEYQPEPSINGLMQPTMGRLHDTLGAADVFLALARKAGRPLVTERGSAPKDFQGWLRERWNGSDLSWNAALEQGGVWQTPASDSGGSPSLHPEGVTFAARPAAVPVRRDEAELWPWPSIMLFDGRLANRGWLQEVPDPMTFFVWGNWIDLHPRKAAVLKIDDGDQVQLTTASGSLRATVRITTEVSEHAVAVGLGQGHTAFGRNARGVGANAFVLLGGQKSGFFTTCRISRVTGNALPPIRTSIESKQLHRDVIQSVRFSVLRTMKPGEGDRLDLPLPEDYRPERDMYPPHQHKKHRWGMVIDLQRCIGCGACTVACYAENNVAVVGRELVADGREMAWLRVAPYRVPEQPWRYAWLPLLCQHCDAAPCEPVCPVFAAVHNEEGLNAQIYNRCIGTRYCSNNCPYKVRRFNWVNQEWKKPLDLQLNPEVTVRQRGVMEKCTFCVQRIRQAEYKAAREGRPVRDGEIVPACAQTCPAGVFTFGDLMDPNAAVTRLTRTDPRRYHLLHELHTKPAVTFLRRVENDLV, encoded by the coding sequence ATGTCCGAGATTTCCAGACGCACCTTCTTGTGGATCACGGGTGGCAGCAGCATCGCCCTGGCGACCGATCCCCCGCGCAAGCTGGTCAACAAGCTTATCCCCAAGGTGATCCCGCCGGAGGAGATCCGCCCCGGACAATGGACCTTTTACGCCACGACCTGCCGTGAATGCCCGGCGGGGTGCGGCATGCACGTCGCCCACCGGGACGGTCGCGTGACGAAGGCGGAAGGAAACCCGGAACACCCGATAAACCGCGGCGGGCTCTGCGCGCGCGGGCAGTCCTCCCTGCAGGGGCTCTACGACCCGGACCGCGTGGTCCGCGTGCTGCAACGCGCAGGCGACGGCAAAACCGGACGGAAGAGCTGGGACGAGGCGCTCGACGCCATATCCTCCCGCCTTCGCTCGGGGGGGAAGGTGGCCATCCTCTCCAGCCTGCAGACCGGAGCCCTCGCCGACCTCATGAAACGTTTCGCCGCTACCTTCGGCTCGAACCGGGTCCTTTTCTACGAGGCGTTCAATTACGAGGCGCTGCGCGCCGCGCACCAGCGCGTTTTCGGCCTCCCCGCCGTCCCCCGCTACGATCTGGAAAACAGCGACTTCATCCTGAGCTTCGCCGCCGACTTCCTGGAGACCTGGGTCTCGCCGGTTTCCTACGCGCGCCAGTTCGCGGCCATGCACGGTTACCGGGACGGAGCCACCCCGAACCGGATGGCATACGTGGGACCGCGCCTGTCCATGACCGCGAGCAACGCGGACCACTTCTTCCAGGTGGCGCCGGGAGAGCTCCGGCTTGTGGCGGCAACGCTTTTGAAGATCATCATGGACCGCGGCTGGCAACGAAATAACGTCTCCGCGGTGCGACCGGCGATCGAGACCCTCGTCACATCCTTCCCCCCGCCTGCCGTCGACCAGGGAAGCCTGGTCGCCCTGGCGCAGGCGTTCAGCCATGCGCGCCGCCCGGTGGCGCTGGCAGGCCCCGGGGCGGCGAGCGGTCCGGCGGCAACCGATGCGGCCCTTTGCGTCGCACTTTTGAACTACGCCGTTGGCGCCGTCGGCACCACGGTCGACTTCTCCCGCCCCCATGCCCTGAGTGACAGCGCGCGCGACCACGAACTCGACCTCTTCTTCTCCTCGCTCGGACCGCAGGACGTCCTCTTCGTGCACGACACGAACCCCGCCTACAGCAGAAGCGGGGCGGCTGCGCAGATCGGCAGGGCGGGGACGGTGGTGTACCTCGGCTCGCTGATGGATGAAACCGCCTCCCTCGCCCACTGGGTCCTTCCCATCGACACACCTCTCGAGTCCTGGGGGGAGTACCAGCCCGAGCCAAGCATCAACGGCCTGATGCAGCCGACCATGGGGCGCCTTCACGACACGCTCGGTGCGGCGGATGTTTTCCTGGCGCTGGCGCGAAAGGCGGGGCGCCCGCTCGTCACGGAGCGCGGATCAGCCCCTAAGGACTTCCAGGGGTGGCTCAGGGAACGTTGGAACGGGAGCGACCTGAGCTGGAATGCGGCGCTGGAGCAGGGAGGAGTGTGGCAGACACCAGCATCGGACTCCGGTGGCTCACCTTCGCTGCATCCCGAAGGCGTCACCTTCGCCGCGCGACCGGCTGCTGTTCCGGTACGCCGTGATGAAGCGGAACTCTGGCCGTGGCCCTCCATCATGCTCTTCGACGGCAGGCTCGCGAACCGCGGTTGGCTGCAGGAGGTACCCGACCCGATGACCTTCTTCGTCTGGGGGAACTGGATCGACCTCCATCCCCGGAAGGCGGCGGTGCTGAAGATTGACGACGGCGACCAGGTGCAGCTCACCACCGCGTCGGGTTCACTGCGCGCCACGGTACGCATCACCACCGAGGTGAGCGAACACGCCGTGGCGGTCGGCCTGGGACAAGGGCATACGGCATTCGGCAGGAACGCGCGCGGAGTGGGGGCGAACGCTTTCGTCCTCCTTGGCGGACAGAAAAGCGGCTTCTTCACCACCTGCCGCATCAGCCGGGTGACCGGAAATGCCCTCCCCCCGATCCGCACCTCGATAGAAAGCAAACAGCTGCACCGCGACGTGATCCAGTCGGTACGCTTCTCCGTGCTGCGCACCATGAAACCCGGGGAGGGTGACCGCCTGGATCTACCGCTTCCGGAGGATTACCGCCCGGAGCGGGACATGTACCCGCCGCACCAGCACAAGAAGCACCGCTGGGGGATGGTCATCGACCTGCAGCGCTGCATCGGCTGCGGCGCCTGCACCGTCGCCTGCTACGCCGAGAACAACGTCGCGGTGGTTGGGAGGGAGCTCGTCGCGGACGGGCGCGAGATGGCGTGGCTCAGGGTCGCCCCCTACCGGGTGCCGGAGCAGCCGTGGCGCTACGCGTGGTTGCCGCTTTTGTGCCAGCACTGCGACGCCGCCCCCTGTGAGCCGGTCTGCCCGGTCTTCGCGGCGGTGCACAACGAGGAGGGGCTGAACGCCCAGATCTACAACCGCTGCATCGGCACGCGCTACTGTTCCAACAACTGCCCCTATAAGGTGCGCCGCTTCAATTGGGTGAACCAGGAATGGAAAAAGCCCCTGGACCTGCAGTTGAACCCGGAGGTGACGGTGCGCCAGCGCGGCGTGATGGAGAAGTGCACCTTCTGTGTGCAGCGCATCCGGCAGGCCGAGTACAAGGCCGCGCGCGAGGGGCGACCGGTCAGGGACGGCGAGATCGTTCCCGCCTGCGCCCAGACCTGTCCAGCCGGGGTGTTCACCTTCGGGGATCTGATGGACCCGAACGCCGCAGTGACCAGGCTCACCCGCACCGATCCGCGCCGCTACCACCTGTTGCACGAGCTGCACACGAAACCGGCGGTGACCTTTTTGAGAAGAGTGGAGAACGACCTGGTCTGA